A stretch of Lathyrus oleraceus cultivar Zhongwan6 chromosome 6, CAAS_Psat_ZW6_1.0, whole genome shotgun sequence DNA encodes these proteins:
- the LOC127093214 gene encoding uncharacterized protein LOC127093214 isoform X2, producing MDEGFEGERIQGQIVTKNDGSSDFWSSSAYEKDHSAARSTKSLSSSGKTLNSSSDLQSASSSQINSHEFVNQGFIVWNQIRKQWGENKRSESKTENRESRISSNATYEDLLENNKPFPKPIPLREMINFLVDVWEQEGLYD from the exons ATGGATGAGGGATTTGAAGGAGAAAGAATTCAAGGCCAAATAGTGACTAAGAATGATGGATCATCTGATTTTTGGAGTAGCAGTGCTTATGAAAAGGATCATAGCGCGGCTCGATCGACGAAAAGCCTTTCGTCGAGTGGAAAAACACTGAATTCTTCTTCTGATCTTCAAAGTGCTTCAAGCAGTCAGATTAATTCTCATGAATTTGTCAATCAAG GGTTTATTGTATGGAACCAGATAAGGAAACAATGGGGTGAAAATAAAAGGTCTGAAAGTAAGACAGAAAATAGAGAATCAAGAATAAG TTCAAATGCTACCTATGAAGATCTACTTGAAAACAATAAGCCTTTTCCCAAACCTATTCCTCTAAGA GAAATGATTAACTTTCTTGTTGATGTTTGGGAGCAAGAGGGTCTATATGATTGA
- the LOC127093214 gene encoding uncharacterized protein LOC127093214 isoform X1 has translation MYSKCCLLSLFDRFCIKKLCCSIFLFCCSCFRILVIISMEKFKLKFKGIFSSIGCLRSREKPSVGISMDEGFEGERIQGQIVTKNDGSSDFWSSSAYEKDHSAARSTKSLSSSGKTLNSSSDLQSASSSQINSHEFVNQGFIVWNQIRKQWGENKRSESKTENRESRISSNATYEDLLENNKPFPKPIPLREMINFLVDVWEQEGLYD, from the exons ATGTATTCTAAGTGTTGCTTGTTATCACTTTTTGATAGATTCTGTATAAAGAAACTTTGTTGCTCAATTTTTCTgttttgttgttcttgttttcgCATTCTTGTTATTATTTCCATGGAAAAATTCAAGCTTAAATTCAAAGGAATTTTTTCT AGCATAGGTTGTCTTCGAAGCCGCGAAAAACCTTCTGTTGGTATTTCAATGGATGAGGGATTTGAAGGAGAAAGAATTCAAGGCCAAATAGTGACTAAGAATGATGGATCATCTGATTTTTGGAGTAGCAGTGCTTATGAAAAGGATCATAGCGCGGCTCGATCGACGAAAAGCCTTTCGTCGAGTGGAAAAACACTGAATTCTTCTTCTGATCTTCAAAGTGCTTCAAGCAGTCAGATTAATTCTCATGAATTTGTCAATCAAG GGTTTATTGTATGGAACCAGATAAGGAAACAATGGGGTGAAAATAAAAGGTCTGAAAGTAAGACAGAAAATAGAGAATCAAGAATAAG TTCAAATGCTACCTATGAAGATCTACTTGAAAACAATAAGCCTTTTCCCAAACCTATTCCTCTAAGA GAAATGATTAACTTTCTTGTTGATGTTTGGGAGCAAGAGGGTCTATATGATTGA
- the LOC127093215 gene encoding SPX domain-containing protein 2 encodes MKFWKILSNQIEQTLPDWRDKFLSYKDLKKQLKLIVPKDDSSSSKRRRLDDDGVIEGEVSKEVNDFLRLLEVEIEKFNGFFVEKEEEYVIKWKELQDKVAWAKSSDGELMTVGREIVDFHGEMVLLENYSALNYTGLVKIIKKYDKRTGALLRLPFIQDVLNQPFFKIDVLNKLVKECEMMLSIIFPKNGPLGQSLSTSEVFEEVACGSTANETKETLEHVPKELSEIQNMENVFIKLTTSALDTLKEIRGGSSTVSIYSLPPMHSETLVED; translated from the exons ATGAAGTTCTGGAAGATTCTCAGTAACCAGATCGAGCAAACGTTGCCGGATTGGCGTGACAAGTTTCTCTCCTACAAGGATCTCAAGAAGCAGCTGAAACTCATTGTTCCTAAAGACGATTCTTCTTCCTCCAAACGCCGTCGTTTGGATGATGACGGTGTAATCGAAGGCGAGGTTTCCAAAGAGGTTAACGATTTTCTGAGGCTGCTGGAGGTTGAGATTGAGAAATTCAATGGATTTTTTGTTGAGAAAGAAGAGGAATATGTTATCAAATGGAAG GAATTGCAAGACAAAGTTGCATGGGCCAAGAGTTCTGATGGAGAGTTGATGACAGTGGGAAGGGAAATAGTGGATTTTCATGGAGAGATGGTTTTGTTAGAGAACTATAGTGCACTTAACTACACAG GTCTTGTAAAGATAATAAAGAAATATGATAAGCGAACCGGTGCACTACTCCGATTACCTTTTATCCAAGATGTCTTGAACCAGCCATTCTTCAAGATCGACGTGCTTAACAAGCTTGTCAAGGAGTGTGAGATGATGTTAAGTATTATTTTCCCCAAAAATGGACCTCTAGGCCAATCCTTGTCAACCAGCGAGGTTTTTGAGGAAGTTGCGTGTGGCTCGACTGCAAACGAAACTAAAGAGACACTAGAGCATGTCCCGAAGGAACTTTCTGAGATCCAAAATATGGAGAACGTTTTCATCAAACTAACTACTTCAGCACTGGACACCCTGAAAGAGATTAGAGGTGGAAGCTCAACTGTAAGCATATATTCATTGCCTCCTATGCATAGTGAGACTCTGGTAGAGGATTGA
- the LOC127093216 gene encoding probable carboxylesterase 2, whose translation MSLIAEAPEFLQVFSDGTVKRFNPETSPPSLDSSSKYLSKDIIINPSTQITGRLFLPNNPNKKLLPLLVYFHGGGFCIGSTTWLGYHAFLGEFSVASQSVILSVDYRLAPEHRLPIAYEDCYASLEWLGENVKVEPFLEHADLSNVFLSGDSAGGNISHHVAVKAIQRDGLCPVKIKGVMPIHPYFGSEKRTEKENGEEGFEDVRMNDMFWRLSLPEDSNRDYFGCNFEKNEVSESVWLKFPAVEVYVAGEDFLKERGVMYGEFLKKKGVKEVKVVEAKDERHVFHVFYPESDATRLLQNQMSQFMKRCCEH comes from the coding sequence ATGTCTTTAATAGCAGAAGCACCAGAGTTTCTTCAAGTGTTCTCCGATGGAACAGTGAAACGTTTCAACCCAGAAACATCACCACCTTCTTTAGATTCATCCAGCAAATACCTATCCAAAGACATAATCATCAACCCTTCTACACAAATCACAGGAAGACTCTTCCTTCCCAATAACCCAAACAAAAAACTCCTCCCTCTCTTAGTTTATTTCCATGGTGGTGGCTTCTGCATTGGCTCAACAACATGGCTAGGCTACCACGCTTTCCTCGGCGAATTCTCCGTAGCGTCACAGTCGGTTATTCTCTCTGTCGATTACCGTTTAGCACCGGAGCATCGTCTGCCGATAGCTTATGAAGATTGTTATGCATCACTTGAATGGCTTGGTGAGAATGTGAAAGTTGAACCTTTTCTTGAACATGCTGATTTGTCTAATGTGTTTCTCTCTGGTGATAGTGCTGGTGGGAACATTTCACATCATGTTGCGGTGAAAGCTATTCAAAGAGACGGGCTTTGTCCGGTGAAGATTAAAGGGGTGATGCCTATACATCCTTATTTTGGGAGTGAGAAAAGGACAGAGAAAGAGAATGGTGAAGAGGGTTTTGAGGATGTAAGAATGAATGATATGTTTTGGAGATTGAGTTTGCCTGAAGATTCTAACCGTGATTATTTTGGTTGTAATTTTGAGAAAAATGAGGTTTCTGAGAGTGTTTGGTTGAAGTTTCCTGCTGTTGAGGTTTATGTTGCTGGGGAGGATTTTTTGAAGGAAAGAGGTGTTATGTATGGTGAGTTTTTGAAGAAGAAAGGTGTGAAAGAGGTTAAGGTTGTGGAGGCTAAGGATGAGAGACATGTGTTTCATGTTTTTTATCCAGAATCTGATGCAACTAGGTTGCTTCAAAACCAGATGAGTCAGTTCATGAAGAGATGTTGTGAGCATTGA